Proteins from a single region of Verrucomicrobiia bacterium:
- a CDS encoding carbon-nitrogen hydrolase family protein: MKLRVACIQNSAGPRFDQNLARSLRLAGRALEQSPQIIAYPENFLWRGDSSGLEEAARATPEAVEIFKELARSTKTAFLLGSVVEKSPVRGKYYNTSLFVSEQGKILAAYRKIHLFDIALKKKVSVKESRHTARGNKPAMFRYRGIKMGLSICYDLRFPELYRILSARGCRLVFVPSNFTHATGRAHWEVLLRARAVENQIFIAAPAQSGTNPATGIRSFGSTMMVSPWGDVEVRAPVSGEAVIAAEFDFAEQDRLRAGFPVLSHRRLKSFS; encoded by the coding sequence ATGAAGCTGCGGGTTGCATGCATACAGAACAGCGCGGGACCCCGCTTCGATCAGAATCTGGCCCGCTCTCTGCGGCTCGCCGGACGCGCGCTCGAGCAATCGCCCCAGATTATCGCTTATCCGGAAAACTTTTTGTGGCGCGGCGATTCCTCGGGACTCGAGGAAGCAGCGCGCGCGACGCCTGAAGCCGTTGAGATTTTCAAAGAATTGGCCCGCAGCACGAAGACGGCCTTCCTTCTCGGCAGCGTCGTGGAAAAAAGCCCGGTCCGCGGGAAATATTACAATACTTCCTTGTTTGTTTCGGAGCAGGGCAAGATCCTGGCGGCATACCGGAAGATCCATTTGTTCGATATCGCCTTGAAAAAAAAGGTCAGCGTGAAGGAGTCCCGCCATACGGCCCGCGGGAACAAGCCTGCGATGTTCCGTTATCGTGGAATCAAGATGGGGCTCAGTATTTGTTATGACTTGAGATTTCCGGAACTTTACCGGATTCTGTCCGCGCGGGGCTGCCGTCTCGTGTTCGTGCCTTCCAATTTCACGCATGCGACGGGCCGGGCCCACTGGGAGGTTCTTCTCCGCGCGCGCGCCGTCGAAAACCAGATTTTTATCGCGGCTCCAGCACAGTCGGGGACGAATCCCGCGACGGGCATCCGGAGCTTCGGCTCCACCATGATGGTTTCGCCCTGGGGAGATGTGGAGGTGCGGGCGCCTGTATCCGGCGAAGCCGTCATCGCCGCCGAATTCGACTTTGCGGAGCAGGACCGCCTGCGCGCGGGGTTTCCGGTATTGAGCCATCGCCGGCTGAAAAGTTTCTCCTAA
- the rpmA gene encoding 50S ribosomal protein L27 codes for MAHTKAQGSTNNGRDSNSKRLGVKVYGGQKIRAGSIIVRQRGNRFHPGLFVGRGNDFTLFAKRDGIVEFKKNKTVNVLPLAQ; via the coding sequence ATGGCACATACAAAAGCACAAGGCAGTACGAATAACGGAAGAGATTCAAACTCCAAACGCCTCGGCGTCAAAGTCTATGGCGGTCAGAAGATCCGCGCGGGAAGCATCATCGTCCGCCAGCGCGGCAACCGTTTCCATCCCGGGCTTTTCGTCGGCCGCGGCAACGACTTTACGCTTTTTGCAAAGCGCGATGGGATCGTGGAGTTCAAGAAGAATAAGACCGTCAACGTTCTCCCGCTTGCACAATAA
- the rplU gene encoding 50S ribosomal protein L21 has protein sequence MSNYAIVQTGAKQYLVEPNLVIQVEKIAPQGKDARVELDHVLLVKDGSGIRVGQPLLKGAKVICEDLGVVKGPKVVSLEYRRRKASRNKKGHRQKFSNLLVKEIVS, from the coding sequence ATGTCAAATTATGCAATCGTCCAGACCGGCGCCAAGCAATACCTCGTCGAGCCCAATCTGGTCATCCAGGTTGAAAAAATTGCGCCCCAAGGCAAAGACGCGCGCGTCGAATTGGATCATGTCCTTCTGGTGAAAGACGGATCCGGCATCCGCGTGGGGCAGCCGCTGTTGAAGGGCGCCAAAGTCATTTGCGAAGACCTGGGCGTGGTCAAGGGCCCGAAAGTCGTTTCTCTCGAATACCGGCGCAGAAAGGCGTCCCGCAACAAAAAGGGACACCGCCAGAAGTTTTCCAATCTGCTGGTCAAAGAAATCGTCAGCTAA
- a CDS encoding DUF547 domain-containing protein, which yields MRAFPFLIGLLILISPAASADRLTKPFDHSAWDELLKKFVSPEGSVNYEGIKADPTLLNTYLNSVAALNSKEFTEFWPREEKLALILNLYHAAIMKHVIEHYPIKSLQDIPGVWDIPVVHLGKFRLSINQLRDTYLIQTFRDEKIEAALSCGAKSCPRLQREAFTGPRVEGQLYLAARNFVNDSSLNIVVPGKKEIKLSRIFKWYAGNFRLDFGNPEIQEKFSIEENAVLAFLAYYSDSPEKVQYLEGRNYKIKYLPFDWSLNDWRTEE from the coding sequence TTGAGGGCTTTTCCCTTCCTCATCGGCCTTTTGATTTTGATTTCACCCGCGGCTTCCGCCGACCGCCTGACCAAGCCTTTTGACCATTCTGCCTGGGACGAGCTGCTCAAAAAATTCGTCTCTCCCGAGGGCAGCGTCAATTATGAAGGCATCAAGGCCGATCCCACGCTGCTGAACACGTACCTCAACAGCGTCGCAGCCCTCAATTCGAAGGAATTTACCGAGTTTTGGCCGAGAGAAGAAAAGCTCGCACTCATCCTCAACCTTTATCACGCGGCCATCATGAAGCACGTGATCGAACATTATCCCATCAAGTCCCTGCAGGACATCCCGGGTGTCTGGGACATTCCCGTTGTCCACCTTGGAAAATTCCGGCTGAGCATCAACCAGCTTCGCGATACTTATTTGATCCAGACTTTCCGCGACGAAAAAATCGAGGCCGCGCTTTCTTGCGGCGCCAAGAGCTGCCCGCGCCTCCAGCGAGAGGCCTTTACGGGCCCGCGCGTGGAAGGCCAGCTCTACCTCGCGGCGCGCAATTTCGTAAACGACTCCTCGCTGAACATCGTGGTGCCCGGGAAAAAAGAGATCAAGCTCTCGCGCATTTTTAAATGGTACGCCGGCAACTTCCGTCTGGATTTCGGCAACCCCGAGATCCAGGAAAAGTTCAGCATCGAGGAAAATGCCGTGCTGGCATTTCTGGCCTACTACTCGGACAGCCCTGAGAAAGTCCAGTACCTCGAAGGGCGGAACTACAAAATCAAATACCTGCCGTTTGACTGGTCGCTCAACGACTGGCGGACAGAGGAATGA